In Fusibacter sp. A1, the sequence AATAAATATTTGCTCCATATCTCTTACTAACACATTAAACACTTCTTTATGGAACTTAAAGCCAGCTTTCTTAAAGGCTTTAATTGCTGGTGAGTTGTCAAGAGCACAGGCCGCAAAGAGTATTTTAGAAGAAAGTTCTTTTTCCTTTACAAAGGCATCAATAATCATAGGAAGTTTGCCCTTATAATAATAACCTTCTTTACCAATAATCACTTCAATGCCAACAGCATTTTCTAAATCTACTTCAAACTGATAATCTTCAAAATCATCTAACTGATAATAGGTAACTAAGCCCATAGGTACTTCATTTTCATGAATGATAAAGGCTTGTTTTGGAATTTCGCCTGATAACCATAGACCATATCGTTCAATCAAGGCTTCCATATTTAACTTTTGGTGAGTATAGTAATCAATGATATGTGGTTCATTTAACCAGTTATATAGTAAATAGTAATCAGATTCTTGAAGTGCAGTGAATGTATACATAGGTCCTCCTAAGTAGTTACTTTTGTCAATTTAAGTATAACATAGGATGAATGACTCAATTTATTAAGAGTCTAGTATATTTTAATTCCTTTAGGGTATCAAATACTATAATTAATATTTTGGGAGGTACGACATGTCTTTTATCATCCATTTTTCTAATAAAAACGATTTTGATATCCATAATATTGGTAATAAAGCCAAAACACTTATTGAAACTAGTCATTTATCACTGCCAGTCCCTCAAGGCTTTGTACTTACCACACATTTTTTTGAACCTTGGTGGGATAAGATCAAAATTTTAGATGAATGGCACAAACTTTTAGAGCATCCTTCAATTGAACTAGCTACTAACATTAAGGCAAAGATATTAACCTTTCACTTTTCAGGTATTCAAAAAAACTCTTTAGAGATAGGACTTAAAAGTGTTGATGTTAGTAGACTCCTGTCAGTTAGATCATCCGCAATTGATGAAGACCTTAGTCATTTTTCTTATGCTGGTCTCTATGCTACTTATCTTGGTATTTCTTGTGATGCACTTGAAACATATATTGCCAAAGTCTTTTCCTCAATGTTTGATGAGCGGGTAGTTGACTATAAAATCAATAAAAACTTATCCTTTGAGGATAGTAGGATAGCCATCATCATTCAAGAACAAATCCACTCTGATGTAAGTGGGGTTACATTTTCAATCAATCCAAATAATAATTGCTTTGATGAATTAGTGATAAATGCAAATTTTGGTCTGGGTGAAACCATCGTTTCGGGGCAAGTGACACCCGACACTTATATCCTTGAAAAACATACAGGTCAGATATTATCATACACCCTCAGTGATAAGACAATAGCCTCTTATATCTCTAAAGAAGGTGGAACAGTAAACACCAACTTGATAAATTCTCGTGCTGATACGTTATCACATGACCACTTAAAAGAGATTGTTTCTCTTGCCATACAACTTGAGAAACATTATGGTAAACCTGTTGATCTTGAATGGGCTTTTGAAAATGAGTCACTCTACTTACTTCAAGTCCGTCCAATTACAACTTATATTCCACTTTTCCCAGAGCTAGTCACTCAACCTGGTCAAAGAAAAAAACTCTATCTTGACCACAACATGGTCTCACAAGGACTTACTCAGCCTTTGTCTGTGAGTACAGCTGATATTTGGGCTGAAATTGTAGAAAAGCTAGAGTTTGATATTTTTCCTAAAGGTGATGGCGGCTTTATGATTAACCTGCATGGCAGACAATATATTGATGTGTCTAACATGCTAAAGGGAATGGGTAAGAAATATACCCTAAGTGTTATCAAAGAATATAGTGAATCGGTGATGACTGCTCTAAAGTCAGTTGATTTGAATGATTACAAGTCAGAGGTTAAACCCAAACTTGCAAAA encodes:
- a CDS encoding GNAT family N-acetyltransferase — encoded protein: MYTFTALQESDYYLLYNWLNEPHIIDYYTHQKLNMEALIERYGLWLSGEIPKQAFIIHENEVPMGLVTYYQLDDFEDYQFEVDLENAVGIEVIIGKEGYYYKGKLPMIIDAFVKEKELSSKILFAACALDNSPAIKAFKKAGFKFHKEVFNVLVRDMEQIFIKEV